The Apium graveolens cultivar Ventura chromosome 6, ASM990537v1, whole genome shotgun sequence genome contains a region encoding:
- the LOC141665236 gene encoding uncharacterized protein LOC141665236, which yields MDILGPFPMATTQRKFLIIAIDYFTKWIKAKPLAKIITEQVAQFLWENIMCQYRIPRILVTDNRKQFDNAEFKEYCDDNNIELRFTSVTHPQANEQAEVANIIIFDGLKKRVERSRNTWVDELLPILCVCRTTCKVTTEASPFMPAYGAEAVLPLEITHGSPRIEDYESETNEEGMRLALDPIDGVRDEASTRNAEHRRRASLYFNKRVKERLFYQGGLILRKIETSGVEEKEKLIPNWERPYKVKKT from the coding sequence atggatatacttgggcctttccccatggccacgacacaaagaaAGTTCTTAATTATAGCCATAgactatttcactaagtggatcaAAGCTAAGCCTTTGGCTAAGATCATAACTgaacaggttgcacaattcttgtGGGAGAATATCATGTGCCAATATAGAATCCCACGCATCCTTGTCACAGATAATAGGAAACAATTTGATAATGCAGAGTTCAAAGAGTACTGCGACGATAACAACATAGAACTTCGCTTCACCTCGGTTACACATCCTCAGGCAAATGAGCAAGCAGAAGTTGCTAACATAATCATCTTTGATGGACTTAAAAAGAGGGTTGAACGCTCGAGAAATACTTGGGTGGATGAGTTGCTGCCTATACTATGCGTATGTCGTACCACCTGCAAAGTGACAACTGAAGCTAGCCCATTCATGCCGGCTTACGGAGCCGAGGCAGTGCTGCCCCTTGAAATCACACATGGATCCCCTAGGATCGAAGATTATGAATCGGAAACCAatgaagaaggcatgaggctcgcTCTCGATCCCATTGATGGGGTCAGAGATGAGGCCAGCACCCGCAATGCAGAGCATCGacgaagagcctccctctattttAATAAAAGAGTTAAAGAAAGGCTCTTTTACCAAGGAGGCTTGATCTTAAGAAAGATTGAGACTTcaggagttgaagagaaagaaaagcTAATCCCAAACTGGGAAAGGCCGTATAAGGTCAAGAAAACATga
- the LOC141665235 gene encoding uncharacterized protein LOC141665235, giving the protein MLADAKAYVKKCDRCQMHAHVVRQPSERLCPLAPPSLSRFAHPQENGQAEVANRIILDGLKKRVKRSTNNWVDEFLPILWAYRTTCKVITEATPFMLAYGDKAIVPLEITHESPRDEVYEPETNEEGMKLALDLIDEVRHEANARNAEHQFRASLY; this is encoded by the exons ATGTTAGCCGATGCTAAGGcttatgtgaagaagtgtgatagATGCCAGATGCACGCTCATGTAGTTCGACAGCCCTCGGAGAGGCTATGTCCACTAGCTCCCCCATCCCTTTCGCGAT TTGCCCATCCCCAAGaaaatgggcaagcagaggtcGCTAATcgaatcatccttgatggactcAAGAAGAGGGTCAAACGCTCAACAAACAATTGGGTGGATGAATTTCTACCTATACTCTGGGCATATCGTACTACCTGCAAAGTTATAACTGAAGCTACCCCATTCATGTTGGCCTACGGAGACAAGGCAATAGTGCCCCTTGAGATCACCCACGAATCACCGAGGGATGAAGTTTATGAACCTGAAACTAATGAAGAAGGAATGAAGCTCGCTCTCGACCTTATTGATGAGGTCCGACACGAAGCCAATGCTCGTAATGCAGAGCATCAGTTTAGAGCCTCCCTCTattaa